The DNA region ATCAAACTTGAATATCCATAACCGGAGGCGAGTGATCAGTTGAATGTCATCTACCAATGTTTCACTACATCAACCAATCAAGATGTGCAAATCTTCAAACTAACCATGTCGGATTGAATATGCTCTTGAAAGAATAGTTTAATCGGGAAGGCAAAgtttttcatgaaattaattacttaaaagATAGGTGTTACATGTCCAATAAAATCGATGACTGATCTTCAGCACCCCACTGTAGATTCAGTATGATCTAAACGGTCACAAATTTCTAGATTTTCTAAATCCCAAGTAAACTATGACCCAGTAATTAGGTGTAAATACAAACCGTGCAGTAGTTATTCCCCTTAGGGTGTTAGTTTATGTAGATGTGCAACGTGCTGATTTCAGCGAACATAAATTCAGTTAATTGCACACAACACTTTGGTTTTAGATTATTGTTAAGTTAATAATATCACTCAATATCATACCCTTTCTCTTGAAGCTCCTGAATGACCTCGTTCCTCATCCTGAACCACAGCTTCTGAGCTTCCTGCTCAAACTTCTTGGTCTGCAGCTCTTTCTGATAGTTGTACGCGTCCTTGTCCGACTCCACGGACCCCTTAGGCCCGATGGCCGTGCCAATCATACCCCCTTTGGCGATGAACTCTTCCATGGCTTCTTTATCACCAGGGGATGGAAACTCTCTCCGCTCGTAGAGATGGGCGAGCTCTTTCTCTTCCTTAGGCCGGGGCTTCAGCGTCCACCACCCAAGTGGGGACGTCTCGTTGTAGAGCCACACAGCCCCGATGATGGTGTAAGTGCAGAGCAGGGCCTTGCCTATTTGCTTCCAGAAGTAGCGGTCTTCTCTCCCCATCCCTATCTTGCTTAGAATCTTCTCTGCATCCATTGACTTTATATATGCAATGCCTAAAATGTGGAATCAAATCATTATACTTCAACTCCTCCAGGAAAGTACTGATAATCACCAGAAATTTCCATATCCAACTAAAGACACCAAGACCATCTCAAACTCGCAAGACAAGCAACAAATTTGTCATGAATCAGGGATGTGAAGTGGGACACTATCAAGATCCTGGTCCAGCTAGTAGAGGAAAATCTAAGGATGGGTAACATCGGGAAATTTTGTTGAAAAGATAATCAGCAAAGATGGATTTTAATCAGGAAATAAATACTGCaaaacataattttatttggtGAAAATGAATGCCCTTAGATAGGCTTATATCCAACTAATGGAAGACTCAGCAACAAATCCCACTACCCCTATGACTACTAATAATGTTAACTAACCCAAGGGCTCGGTAATCACCTTCCACCGCTTTCTCCATGACCAAGAATAGGAATGAGCAAATcaaatgattaaaaatatcaattaaagACTAAGTAAAAAACTCGATCACCAACTAAATGACAAAAGGCAAATTGCAAAAGATTTGGTCAAGCCTCAGACCAAGGGCTGGTGTAGCAATTTGAACAAATTTCACCATGTGAAAGGAAGAAAAGTTGACAAACATTCATTGAGGTAACAAAGTTTTATATGATCATACcataagaaaacaaaaaagggaaGAGAGTTGGGAATGGCGATTCGATAAATATAATCGAGAAGTTAAGCTGAAGGAGATGACAAGCCTATCCATGGTCTTAGTCACTAAAGGATGTGAGCACCATGAACAATTGCAATGCCACAGCAATCAATGCTCTGAAACAAAAATGTCCCTAGTTCAAACAGGAAGCTCGGATAAAAAAGCACTCTGGCTACCGCAGAAGAATGAGTTCTCATTCAGATATTTCATTGGAAAAGTAGCATGCGACCAGACATCGGATCCTGCTGGGATGAAAACAGCAGATATCCtttgaaaaatttattctTCATAGCTGCATAAATACATTCCAGACTGAACAATGACCGAGCCAACTTACCAGTTTTGGCCTCTTGAAATCGTTTGCGAACCATCGGAGACAGGAAGTTGAAGCGTAGAGCTCTGTTGCAAGAAAACGCGACTCTGGATGAGATCAGGATGCCGAGGGGCTAAAGCCTGAACTGAGGCAAAGAAGAGGAGATTGCACCAAGAAAGAATCGTCTCCACACAACACTGGGGAAGATTCTTCCTGCAGTTCCAATTGCAGTTGGGGTGTCAAGTTAATCTTACATTATCATGAATCATGATAAAAAGGGGCTCACGGCAAATTTGGCTCGTTTTCGCCCATATCATGGATACTGGTTCTGAAGAATTAGGAGCGCAATCAGACCGCCTCAAATTCAACTAAAGGACCCAATTCTGTTCCCAATTTCCTACCTAGAAAAGCTAATTTCCCTCGAAACCTCCAATAACCCCAGATAATATAGGTATGGAGCAATGGAATGAAACTGCTAGAGATCTCACTCATGAATTATTCGCCATTAATCTCAAGGAATGAATCTATGGAATGACTAGGTAACAGCTGCAAATCCATTGCGATTCGGTCATCAAGCATCGAGATGGTTCAGCTATGAATgaaacccaaaacaaaatcgaAGTCAAGTACCTTTCTTTCTTCACTCAGATGGCCGGCCGAGCAGAGGTCGTGGAGGTTGAGCGAGGAAGCAAAGCTTGGGATGGAATGGCGCAGGCAAGCAAACAGCAACCGCAGAGAGCAAGAGACTGACACGGAGGAGAAAGCCGCCCGGGCGGGGGGGCTTGTAGTGTTATTATTATGGGAAAACTCCAACACATATCACTGGTTGAAGATTAGTATTATAAtgcattatattttaaaaaattaacatggtgaatcaaaaaaaatttaaaaattttcacggTGCACCGTATCGTTATTCTTTTGTCCAAAATGGGATTGAATAGTGACGTTACAATATTTTCAAGGTCAttattatacaaaataaaacttgagggtcttaaatcaaataaaaaaatgtaaaagaaaaataaaataaaggggCTGGCTGGCGACCCCAATCGGGGGGTTGATTGCCGGCGGGGGTGTCGGGTGGCCGGCGGCGGCCCCCGATCAGCCCcttcgcttttttttttacattttacattttatttcgTTTAAATCCCTCAAGTTTTATTTTGTGCAATAATATCTCTGAAAATATTGTAACGTCACCATTCAATCCCATTTTGGACGGAAGAGTAACGATATGATGCAcggtgaaaatttttaaaattttcttgatgtaccatgttaatttttcgaaatatgATGCATCGTGATACTTGTTTTCAAACTGTGATATACTGTGTTATTTTccctattattattgttgttgttattgttattatggttgttattattaggggtatttacctaaaatggcccatgatttgtccgttttgtcaaatctatctcggcgttatcttttccgtcaacatctaacggccgtgctgacgtagcacctacgtggcaagtgtggcccactatctctccatttgccacgtcagcacggtcGTTAGGTGTTGACGGAAAAAATAACGtcgggataaatttgatgcaaaaagtaaaccatgtaatagatttgacaaaaaaaaagagcataggatagatttgacaaaacggacaaaccatgggtcattttagg from Punica granatum isolate Tunisia-2019 chromosome 3, ASM765513v2, whole genome shotgun sequence includes:
- the LOC116198529 gene encoding uncharacterized protein LOC116198529; amino-acid sequence: MVRKRFQEAKTGIAYIKSMDAEKILSKIGMGREDRYFWKQIGKALLCTYTIIGAVWLYNETSPLGWWTLKPRPKEEKELAHLYERREFPSPGDKEAMEEFIAKGGMIGTAIGPKGSVESDKDAYNYQKELQTKKFEQEAQKLWFRMRNEVIQELQEKGYDIE